In the Terriglobus sp. RCC_193 genome, GCCGGATCTCATTCTGCGGTGGGAGCTGTGTGATCTGTGCAAGCGATCCAAGCGTCGCCAGTTTGCCGCTTGCACTATTGAATACGGTATTTTCGATGGTATCGAGAGACTGCCTTGTCTCTTCTCCCAGTCGGACACGGACGGTGTAAGGACGACCGTTCGCAATCAAAGGATCGGTCGTCGTAACGCCATCAAGAATCGAGGTGGCATCCTCAGCAATCTCCTGTGGCGTGAATCCCATCTTCCCTGCAACAGTGGGATCAATCTGAAAATTTGTTGCAGGGCTGCTGAGTGTGTTTTCGATTCCATTCTCCACACTCACAACGCCCGGGATCTTTTCAATGGCGTCAGCTACACGCGGTGCTACAACGGACAGGAGTGCCGGATCGCTGGCGAAGAGCTTGATCTGGATCGGCTCTGGCGCATTCGAAAGATCGTTGATCATGTCCTGCAGAACCTGCGTGAACTCCACATCGAGTTGCGGCTCTGTCTTCTTAATCTCCGCTCGTGCGTCTGCAATAACCTCATCAATGCCACGACTGCGCTTGTTCTTTAACTTGATGGTGAAGTCACCATAGTTCGCCTCGGTAACTGCGGCAAGGCCCATCTGAAGCCCCGTTCTGCGCGAGGTACTTTCCACTTCAGGAATCGCATGAAGAATGCGGTCAAGATGTTCCATGACGCGGTTCGTCTCCGTGAGTGAACTTCCTGCGGGCATGATGTAGTCAAGGATGAAGCCGCCTTCATCCATCCCCGGTAAAAGATCAGAACCAAGCGAACGATATCCAAAGAATGTTCCCACCACTAGAAGGCCGCAGAGTCCGAGCAACAGGAAAGGGCGAGAAAGTGCCCAGGTAAGCCCATGTTCATGCCAGGACAGAATCTTTTGCATGACACGCCCGTGCTTCTCGTGTTCGTTTGGCGTGCTTCGTGTTTCTTTCAATAGGACCAGGCTGAGCGCAGGTGTCCAGGTAACCGCGAGAAGCAGTGACGTTAACAACGCGACCGTCATCGTAATGGCAAGCGCGCGAAAGAAGCTGCCCGTAACGCCCGTCACCATAACAAGAGGAAGGAAGACCACCACAGGCGTAATCGTGGAGCCCACCAGAGGGACCGCGATTTCTTTCAGTGCGAGCCGTGCGGCTTCTGCGCGTGATTCACCATGATCACGATGCAGAACAATGTTCTCCACAACAACGATGGCATCGTCAATTACAAGTCCAACCGCAGCCGCCAGACCTCCAAGCGTCATCAGGTTAAAGCTCTCACCCAGGGCCCAAAGTACAAGTACAGTAAGTGCCACTGTGACAGGGATGACAAGTGCCGCTACCAGAGACGAGCTCCAGTCGCCGAGGAAGAGGAAGAGGATGACACACGCAAGCAACAAACCAATAAGAATGGCGTCACGCACACTGCGTATGCTTTCCCGCACCAACTCTGACTGATCGTAGTAAGGCTTTAACTCGACACCCGCTGGCAGAGTTTTCCGTAGTTGCTCAACCTTCGCAGCGACTGCATCCGCAACAGCTACTGTATTGCTAGCCGGCTGTCGTGTGATATTCAGGAGAACCGCAGGTTTTCCTTCAGCCGTTACCGCCGTGTAAACAGGAAGCACTCCATTCTGAACGGTTGCTACATCGGAGACACGGATGGCAGCACCACCGGCTGTTGTCTTAACAACAAGACGTCCAAGCTCAGACGCATCGTGTGCCTGAGCACCCACAAGACCAAGCACCAACTGATGATTCGCCTCGTAAAGACCGGGCGAATCGATGATGTTCGATGCCTGCACAGCATTGACAAGGTCCATGATGGTTGCGCCCGCCGTCTGCATGCGCGCCATGTTGGGAACGATATGAAACTCCGGAACCTTACCGCCTTGCACGGTTACGGTGCTTACACCCTCCACGCGATTGATCGGCGGCTTCAGTTGATAGGTCGCCAGTTCCCATAGTTGTGTCTGCGAAAGCTTGTCTGAGGTAAGGCTATAGCCAAGAATCGGGAATGTCGCAAAAGTCAGCCGATTCGTGGTAATGGTGGCTGTTTGTGGAAGGTTTTGACGCGCTTTACTAAGTGCCGCATCCACGAGCTGCAGCGTTTGGAACATATTGATGTTCCAATCGAAAAACAGACTAACTTCTGCGGAGCCACGGCTGGTAGTGGAACGAACCGTGGTCAATCCAGGAACCGAATTCACCGCGTCTTCAATGGGTTTTGTAACAGTGACCTGCATTTGATCTACAGGCATCACCCCGTTATCAATGCCAATCACCACACGGGGAAAGTTCGTTTCCGGGAAGACCGAGATGGGAACTTTCTGCGCGGCATAAATACCAGCAAGAGAAAGAACAGTCAGAAAGAAAAATATAGGTCCGCGAAAGCGAACGAGCCAATAACGATCCTGGCGCGGCATAAGAGGCTGCTCCATTACTTATCGTCTCCCTCTGTTCCCGGCTTACCAACCTTTACTTTCGCTCCATCACTGAGCCCGTAAGCACCTTTCGTAATAACTGTCTCTGAGCCGCTTAGTCCTTGTGTAACCTGCACATCTTCACCATCGTTGATGCCAAGCTGAACGGCCACCTTATGAGCGGTTCCATCGGAGCCCACCGTAAAGACAGACTTTCCGGCATCTTCCGCAGTGATTACCGCTTCTAACGGGACTTTAACGGCGTTTGGCGCTGTTCTTCCCATGATGGATACGCGAACCGGTGTGCCCGCTTTGAACTTGTTTGCGTCGTTCCGAATCTTCAGCCAGACTTCAACCGTTGTACTGCCAGGATCAAGCGCAGGACTGATCAGCGTTACCTTTCCTTTAATCGCTTCATCCACGCCGGGAATGGTGACTGAAGCTTCATCACCGAGACTCAACCGCTGCGCAACGATCTGCGACAGATGGACCTTCGCTAACAGCGATGATGTATCCATGACAGTAATCAGCGTTGTTCCAACATTCGCTGTTTCACCCTGAAAGAGTGGACGATCTGTCACCACGCCGGAGATCGGACTATGAATTTGCGAATACGACACCTGGGCTTCAGAAGTCTCGAGCTTGCCTTTTGCTGAAGATAACTGCCCCTGGGCCTGCTGCAGCGATGCTTCTTTACTGACGTTCCTGAGAGATGTGAGATGGTTGCGCGCCACATCGTATGCAGCCTGCGCCTGGGCCAGAGCCGCTACCGCCGTATCGTAATCACGGCCTGCAATGGCACCTTGCTCTAATAACTTCTTCCGCGCAGCAACGATTTCGCCTTGCAGATGAAGTTGCGCCTGAGCCTGCGCCACATCCAATTCTGCCTTCGCATAGTCCTCCGGAACCTGTGCCTTCGTTTGCATGTTGTACGACGCCTGAGCAGCTGTGTACTGACCTTTGTTGTCCAGCGCTTGCGCCGAGAGGTCGCGATTTTCCAACACCGCCAACAGTTGGCCCGCTTTCACCTGCGATCCACGTTGCACATAGAAGGTGCGGACAGGGGCGGTGATCTTCGGTGAGATTGCAGCCTGAGCCAACGGAGAAAGTGTTGCGTCCGCCATGATGCGTTCAGAGACATCGCCGCGTTCGACATGTTCTGCTTCCACCGTCACAAGCGATTGCGCTGTACCCTCTTCTGCTTTTTTGCAGCCAGCTATAGTCGTAACGCATAGAAGCGAAAGTGTAAGTAACGAAGCCTTCAGCGGTGTCATATGTGAAACCAATTTTTTCGTCATGGATTTAGAGGTTTCCTGTAAGTACTTGAAGTGCAGCAAGTGCCGATTCAAAGCGAACCGATCCGTCGGACTGTGCGGTTACGGCTGCAAGATAAGAGTTCTGCGCATCCACCACTTCAAGTGCGGTAGATTCTCCGGCCGCATAGCGAAGCTTGGTGAGACGCAGGCTTTCTTCAGCGGTGTGTACGCTTTGATCCAGCAGATCAAGCTGGTCTCTCGCGGCAGCGGCTTCTGCATAGCTCTCTTCCAGCGTGGCGATCAAACGCCGCTGTGCTGCCGTCAGGCCCACCTTTGCGGCGTCACGTTGAATCTCACTTTGTTTAACCCGCTTTTGCGTGGAGAACCAGTCCCACACAGGAATATCGACGGTGCCACTGATGGAATAACCCAGATTGCGAACATCGTCAGGGCCACGTTTCGCAAATTGCGGTGCGTCAATACCGTAGGTGAAGTTCAGGCCAAGATCCGGCAGATATGCGGCCTTTGCTGATTTCACACTGGCGTTTGCAGCATTCATGGCGGCGAGCGCGCTACGCATCTCCGGATTATTCTTCGTAGCCAGTAGATTCACTTCTTCCCGCGTTGGAAGATTGCGTTGCGATGTCGATGCATCGGTACTGTAAGGGGTCCGCGGATCAGGAAACAGCAGAACGCCAAGCTCTAATCGAACCTTGTCCGCAGCCACGTTCGCATCGGTTAGATCGCGCTGCTTCTGCTGCATTTGAAGTTGCGCCTTCACCACATCGGCATGGGCCACTTCACGCGCGGCCTCTCGTTGCTGCGTCACAACAGTGAATGCCTTCGCTTCCGCAAATGCATCGGCCTGTGCCTTTGCTTTGTCTCTTGCTGCCGTAACGGTGTAATACAGCGCAACCACCGTAGCAACCAGACCGCGACGAGCAATTTCGAGTTCCGCTGTAGCTCTTGCAGCATTCGCTGTGGCAACCTGGGCATCGGCAAACTGCTTCAGGCCAATCGTTTCATTCACAACACCCTGGCTGGTGTATTCGTGCACGGCATTATTCGCAATGAAGACTGGCGAGGCCTGCGCCCCTACCTGCCCCCCCTGGTTCGACTGACCGTTGGGTTGCGTATAGAGCATCTGATTGTGATAAACGACAGACGGCAGCATCGCTGTCTTTGCCAAATACCCATCGATCCTTGCGGATTTTTCCGCTGCTGCAGCCGCAGCGAAGGCTGGCTCATTCGCCTGCGCCTGATGGATGGCCTCGTTCAACGTAAGATGACGCGATGAGTCTGGCTGCACTTGTTGAGCCATGCTCAAGGACTGCCATCCCATAGGAAGCAGAACGGCGAAACAGATTGTTTGGCACAGCCGGGACCGAAAATCCATGGCCTTCAGCTTATGGGGTCAACATTAAGCAACACTGAACGCAATTCGAAAATCACATCGCCTTGAAAATAGCCGAATGTGCTCCGCAAAGATCAGTGCACGTGGAGAGCAATCACCTTGGTGTTACCCACGCCTCCGTGGATGAAGTCGCCGCTTAACAGCACCTCAAAGTCATGAAGACGACCGGAACTATCCGTTGCCTGACGAAGAACAGGACCATAAAGCCAGTCACTGGTGAGGAAGTTCAGTGCACCATAGGTCGTTCCCATGGAAGTGCCTTCCACAATCAACACGCGTCCCTGCCCCTGCGAGTTATTCAGTAGGGCGATATGCGTGATGGCCTTCAGAACAGGCCTGGTGCGCCGATAGATATAGCTGACCTCTTCGCCCTGTTTCGGCGATTTGTTTTGCACGGAGTAGACATCGGCAACATAGTCGTAATGCGCAACAAAATCCATCTCAGGCTGGTACAGCATCACCCACGGGTTGAATGTCTCCGAGCCAATCAAAATAAGGTTATTGTCGTGCGTGTCTGCCACGGCAACATCCCTGGCGTATCGGACTTCGATATTCCGGTCTAGTTCGGGCATTCCCATATGCTCTGGCACCTTCACCAGATTGGCGACCAGAACCAGGTCAGCCATTGGGGTCACCGAACGGATGGAAAGCGGTACATCCGTATGTGTCGGCGGGACGCTCGCTTTAGAGTCGCGGTCATAGTTATGCGTGGCATATTGTTCCAGGCTGAGCGACCTTTGCTCCCAGACTGTAAACATGTCCAGCGCTGCGTCGCCTGGAACAATCAGCGTTTTTCGATCAGGAGTAAACAGCGCTTTCCAGAGCGGAAGCGGTCCTTTCTGCACAGGCGGCACCACCGACGCGCGGCGCTGCTGGATGCACACTACGGCGAGCACCAGAACGACAATGCTCAAAAGGACCGTCGCAACACGATAGCGCAAGCGTTCCCGGGGCACGACTGGAGGCACAAGCGGAACAGAAAACGAATCCGGAGATGCTATGGGAGGCATCGCTGCTGCCGACGCCGCGGAAGCGTTGGGCCCAATCCGCCTTTCCACCGTGGCAATGTAGCCGCCCTTCGGAATATCGATCCGAAACTTATTCCCTGCCCCCTCCGACGAGTAGTAAATATCCAGTCGCTGACGCAGTTGCCGCACCGTCACGCGGACGATGGTGTCCTCTGACGAGTTGTAACCGGGAGTGCGTCCGAAAACCTGGATACCGATCTGCTGCTCCGTCAGGTCCACATGAGAGCCCCGGAGTGAGTGCGTTACTATGAACCCAAGGAGGGAACAGAGGCGCGGAGACTTGGCGAAAGAATGACTGGTGAGGACACGTTCCAGTTCCAGATGTTCTGCCGAACTTTCGGTATTTGCCACAGTCTCAGGCGTTATAGACACGTCATGCTTCTATCACCTTCCTCTTTCCATTCACAAGTGCAGCCCCCGCCTTGTAGGGCCGTGAGCGCAATTTCGAAGCGCATTCCGCCCTGTTGTTGTTGTCGATAATCCTCTAAAAAACAAGGAATAACGCGGTTTTAACGTGTGGTTTCACACGTGAGACACCGTGAATCTCCTGCTAACCCTTGCCAGCGCTACGTGCTGCCCTTCAGGGTTGCACCTGTTCTATACCTCCATGTCCCTTTAACTGCCTTCCCATTCATGGCGAAGGCCTTCCCTTTTCGAGAATGACTATGAACAGACGTGAATTTGTTGGTCTCTCCTCTGCCGCTCTTGCCGCCACACAGGTGCAGGCCGCAAAGGCATCCGTTCCGCAACCTGCCGACAACCGGCCCAACTTCCTCTTCTTCATTGCGGACGACCTCATGTTCCGCACCATCAACTCCATCAATAACCCTGAGGTCAAAACCCCGAACATTGACCGCCTGGTTCGCGATGGCGTCCACTTCACCCACTGCTTCCACTCCGGTTCGTGGACGGGCGCGGTCTGTATTGCCAGCCGGACCATGTTGAACACCGGACTGTCCCCTTTCAAAGCGCAGAAGGCCCTGGTGGATAACCAGTCCGGCATGGTGCCTGTGTGGGGACAGACACTGCGCAATGCGGGCTATCGTACCTTTCAGACCGGCAAGTGGCACCTGGATGCGGTGTCGCTGCAGCGGTCGTTCTCTGACCTGAAGACAACCGGTCCCGGTTATCTGGATTCCACGCATGATCCGAAAGACCCGGCGCACAACATGTATCTGCGTCCGGCGCCCGGCAATGTCTGGAGCCCGACCGATCGCACCCTGAAGGGTCACTGGCTGGACGAGCACCTTTGGCTGGACGGGCCCGAAGGGCAGACCAAACATTCGTCCGAGGTGTACGCCGACTCTGCCATCGGCTTCCTCAATGGTCAGCGTGGAAAGCAGGACAAGCCGTTCTTTATGTACGTGGGCTTCAACGCGCCGCATGATCCCCGGCAGGCACCCGAGGAATATCAGGCGATGTATCCGGTGGATAAGATCGCGCTTCCGCCGAACTATCTGCCAGAGCACCCTTTCGATCAGGGCGACTTCCACACACGCGACGAGCAGCTTGCTCCCTTCCCGCGGACCGAACTCGACGTGAAGACGCATCGCAAGGAGTACTACGCCATCATCACGCACATGGATGCGCAGATTGGCCGCGTGCTGGATGCACTGGACAGGAGCGGACAGGCGAAGAACACCTATGTCATCCTCACTGCGGATCACGGTCTCGCCGTGGGCGAGCACGGACTGATGGGCAAGCAGAATCAGTACGAGTGCTCCATGCGTATGCCCTTGATCATGCGCGGCCCCGGCATCAAGGCCGGAACCCACGTAGACGAGATGGTCTACCAGCACAGCATGTACGCCACCACTTGCGAACTGGCGGGCGTCCCAGTTCCGAAGCATGTGGAGTTCCCCAGCCTGAAGCCGATGGTGCTGGGCCAATCCACCGCGCCGCTCCACGATGCGATGTTCGGGTGGCTGAACGTCATCCAGCGCTCCATCCGCACGAAGAAGCACAAGTTGATTTTCTATGTGCCCATTAAGCGCTATCAACTCTTCGACCTTGAGAACGATCCCTGGGAGATGCACGACCTCATCGATAACCCGCAGTACGCGTCGGTGAAGTCGGACATGATCGCAAAGCTCAAGGCTGAACAGCAACGCCTGGGCGATCCCCTGGACATTGATGCACCACCAGCCGTGAAAGCCGGCAACTCGTACTGAATAGGAACGAACGACAGCAACACCATTTCAGGAGGCACGGCCCTCACCGTGAATAAAAAATGACACACCGATTGAGACACCTACTTGCCTATGCGCCACTCCCAGCCCTCTTCCTCTCTGCCACGATGCTGCACGCGCAGAACTCGACCGGCGCTATCAGCATCACCGTCTTCGACGCGGGCGGCGCTGCTGTACCGAACGCACAGGTTGTCGTTATCGGGACGGACACGGGCGTGCAGCTACGTTCACTCACCACCAACGACCACGGCATTGCAGAAGTGCCGCTGGTGCCGCCCGGCAACTACAACGTCAGCATCACTGCATCTGGCTTCAGGACGTATCAGCAGCAATCAATTAACGTGCAGGTGGGCGCCACTGTCACCCTGCGTCCTGCACTGGAACTTGGTTCGGCCAGCGATGCCGTCACAGTCACCAGCCAGGCTCCGCTGATTGAAGACAAGTCACAAACCATCCAGCAGGTCATCGAAAACAAAGAGCTCACAGACATCCCGCTGAACGGCCGCAATTACATCCAGGCCGCGAATTTCATCCCCGGTGTGGTGCCGCAGAACGCAGGCCGCGATAACTCATTCGTTGCATACGGCAACGACGGTCTACAGAACAGTTTCTTGTTGGATGGCGCGCGCAACGTGAATTACCTGCGCGGCCTGGACAACGGCCAGCGCGACATGGTGCGGCCACCGCTGGATGCGCTGCAGGAGTTCACTGTCCAGACGTCGAATTATTCTGCGGAGTTTGGTGCGGGCGCGGGTGCCATTCTGAACGCTATCACCCGAAGCGGCACGAACAAGTGGCACGGTTCCGCGTATGACTTCATCCGCAACAAGGTGCTGGATGCAAAGCCATACTTCTCCAGTTCGACTGCGGCGAAGCAACAACTGGTGCAGAACCAGTATGGCGGCAGCCTCGGCGGCCACATCCTTAAAGACAAGCTGTTCTTCTTCGGAGCCTACGAAGGCCGTCACACCAAATCATCCTCGTTCAACCAGGGTGCTGTACCAACCGCGCTGGAACGTTCGGGTGACTTCTCGCAATCGAAGTACACGGTCTATGATCCTGCCACCACCGCCGGCAGCGGCAGCACCGCCACACGCACTGCGTTCTCAGGAAATAAGATTCCAAGCGGTCGCATCAACACGCTGGGCCAGCAGCTTGCCAACCTTTACCCACTGCCCAACGCGGTTAGCCCCACAGACCCGTACACGCACTACTACACCTCGTTCATCCCCAGCAAAACAGATGTGAAGAATGGCATTGGGCGCGTGGATTACACCATCAGCAGCAAAGACAGTATCTTTGCCCGTTATGGCGAAACATTAAGCAACGCATACACTGGCGTGGGTCTGCCCGGGGCACAGGATCCCGGTAACAGCCGCGTCGATTCCAAGGGCATTGGCGCTGGGTATACGCGCATCATCACGCAATCGCTGTTGAACGAACTGCGCTTCTCCTGGACATCCATTGCCGACGATGGCCTGGGTACGTTCGCCCGCAACGAGTACATCCCCGGACTGCTGGATCCAAACCTGAGCGAAGGATGGCCAACCTTCGCCGTTACAAGCTTCGGAACCCTCGGATCGGAAGCAGTCGGGAACACGCCGCTGCACAAG is a window encoding:
- a CDS encoding sulfatase-like hydrolase/transferase gives rise to the protein MNRREFVGLSSAALAATQVQAAKASVPQPADNRPNFLFFIADDLMFRTINSINNPEVKTPNIDRLVRDGVHFTHCFHSGSWTGAVCIASRTMLNTGLSPFKAQKALVDNQSGMVPVWGQTLRNAGYRTFQTGKWHLDAVSLQRSFSDLKTTGPGYLDSTHDPKDPAHNMYLRPAPGNVWSPTDRTLKGHWLDEHLWLDGPEGQTKHSSEVYADSAIGFLNGQRGKQDKPFFMYVGFNAPHDPRQAPEEYQAMYPVDKIALPPNYLPEHPFDQGDFHTRDEQLAPFPRTELDVKTHRKEYYAIITHMDAQIGRVLDALDRSGQAKNTYVILTADHGLAVGEHGLMGKQNQYECSMRMPLIMRGPGIKAGTHVDEMVYQHSMYATTCELAGVPVPKHVEFPSLKPMVLGQSTAPLHDAMFGWLNVIQRSIRTKKHKLIFYVPIKRYQLFDLENDPWEMHDLIDNPQYASVKSDMIAKLKAEQQRLGDPLDIDAPPAVKAGNSY
- a CDS encoding efflux RND transporter permease subunit; amino-acid sequence: MEQPLMPRQDRYWLVRFRGPIFFFLTVLSLAGIYAAQKVPISVFPETNFPRVVIGIDNGVMPVDQMQVTVTKPIEDAVNSVPGLTTVRSTTSRGSAEVSLFFDWNINMFQTLQLVDAALSKARQNLPQTATITTNRLTFATFPILGYSLTSDKLSQTQLWELATYQLKPPINRVEGVSTVTVQGGKVPEFHIVPNMARMQTAGATIMDLVNAVQASNIIDSPGLYEANHQLVLGLVGAQAHDASELGRLVVKTTAGGAAIRVSDVATVQNGVLPVYTAVTAEGKPAVLLNITRQPASNTVAVADAVAAKVEQLRKTLPAGVELKPYYDQSELVRESIRSVRDAILIGLLLACVILFLFLGDWSSSLVAALVIPVTVALTVLVLWALGESFNLMTLGGLAAAVGLVIDDAIVVVENIVLHRDHGESRAEAARLALKEIAVPLVGSTITPVVVFLPLVMVTGVTGSFFRALAITMTVALLTSLLLAVTWTPALSLVLLKETRSTPNEHEKHGRVMQKILSWHEHGLTWALSRPFLLLGLCGLLVVGTFFGYRSLGSDLLPGMDEGGFILDYIMPAGSSLTETNRVMEHLDRILHAIPEVESTSRRTGLQMGLAAVTEANYGDFTIKLKNKRSRGIDEVIADARAEIKKTEPQLDVEFTQVLQDMINDLSNAPEPIQIKLFASDPALLSVVAPRVADAIEKIPGVVSVENGIENTLSSPATNFQIDPTVAGKMGFTPQEIAEDATSILDGVTTTDPLIANGRPYTVRVRLGEETRQSLDTIENTVFNSASGKLATLGSLAQITQLPPQNEIRRENLQRLVVVTAQLQGSDLGTAIAKVQGTVHALHLPPTVSVVYGGTYQEQQKSFGELLKVLMISLALVFGVLLVEFRNFSAPIAILTSSVLSVAGVVLALFLTGTTFNVASFMGIIMVIGIVAKNGILLLDADERYRGDGTSAKDAMLHAAQRRLRPILMTATAAICGMLPLAFALGAGSQMLQPLAIAVIGGLVISMLLSLIVTPVVYYLLTVRRHDPLPEAAV
- a CDS encoding TolC family protein, whose translation is MAQQVQPDSSRHLTLNEAIHQAQANEPAFAAAAAAEKSARIDGYLAKTAMLPSVVYHNQMLYTQPNGQSNQGGQVGAQASPVFIANNAVHEYTSQGVVNETIGLKQFADAQVATANAARATAELEIARRGLVATVVALYYTVTAARDKAKAQADAFAEAKAFTVVTQQREAAREVAHADVVKAQLQMQQKQRDLTDANVAADKVRLELGVLLFPDPRTPYSTDASTSQRNLPTREEVNLLATKNNPEMRSALAAMNAANASVKSAKAAYLPDLGLNFTYGIDAPQFAKRGPDDVRNLGYSISGTVDIPVWDWFSTQKRVKQSEIQRDAAKVGLTAAQRRLIATLEESYAEAAAARDQLDLLDQSVHTAEESLRLTKLRYAAGESTALEVVDAQNSYLAAVTAQSDGSVRFESALAALQVLTGNL
- a CDS encoding efflux RND transporter periplasmic adaptor subunit, translated to MTKKLVSHMTPLKASLLTLSLLCVTTIAGCKKAEEGTAQSLVTVEAEHVERGDVSERIMADATLSPLAQAAISPKITAPVRTFYVQRGSQVKAGQLLAVLENRDLSAQALDNKGQYTAAQASYNMQTKAQVPEDYAKAELDVAQAQAQLHLQGEIVAARKKLLEQGAIAGRDYDTAVAALAQAQAAYDVARNHLTSLRNVSKEASLQQAQGQLSSAKGKLETSEAQVSYSQIHSPISGVVTDRPLFQGETANVGTTLITVMDTSSLLAKVHLSQIVAQRLSLGDEASVTIPGVDEAIKGKVTLISPALDPGSTTVEVWLKIRNDANKFKAGTPVRVSIMGRTAPNAVKVPLEAVITAEDAGKSVFTVGSDGTAHKVAVQLGINDGEDVQVTQGLSGSETVITKGAYGLSDGAKVKVGKPGTEGDDK